In the Candidatus Margulisiibacteriota bacterium genome, one interval contains:
- a CDS encoding metal-dependent transcriptional regulator has product MKPTAAMEDYLEALLVLEQKNIETRVKNLAEELNIKPPSVIEMIKSLISKKLVSQKPRENIKLTSTGREIAKKIQTRHLAIKDFFQHILGMDEAFADSEACKVEHCLSTETCDKLIEYMASL; this is encoded by the coding sequence ATGAAGCCAACGGCTGCAATGGAAGATTACTTAGAAGCGCTACTTGTACTTGAACAAAAAAATATTGAAACAAGAGTAAAAAATCTAGCGGAAGAGCTTAATATTAAACCTCCATCTGTTATAGAAATGATTAAATCGCTTATTTCAAAAAAGTTAGTTTCTCAAAAACCTAGAGAAAACATAAAGCTTACTTCTACGGGGAGAGAAATAGCAAAAAAAATTCAAACCAGGCACCTAGCCATAAAAGATTTTTTCCAGCACATTCTTGGTATGGACGAAGCCTTTGCTGATTCAGAAGCTTGTAAAGTTGAACATTGTTTAAGCACCGAAACTTGTGATAAGTTGATTGAATATATGGCTAGTTTATAA
- a CDS encoding FeoA family protein, whose amino-acid sequence MEVKLSELKPGDKAEILSVKALGEIRRRLLDLGVTKGLKIKLIRKAPLGDPIEISFRGCYLTLRVEEAESINVVKIGEVGDGKPMGNQKKIKHCKIGEHDGK is encoded by the coding sequence ATGGAAGTAAAATTGTCTGAATTAAAACCAGGAGATAAAGCTGAGATTCTTTCTGTTAAGGCTTTAGGTGAAATACGCCGACGCCTATTAGATCTTGGGGTAACCAAGGGTTTAAAGATTAAGCTTATTAGAAAAGCACCATTGGGAGATCCGATTGAAATATCTTTTCGTGGCTGTTATTTAACCTTGCGAGTGGAAGAAGCCGAGAGTATAAATGTTGTGAAGATTGGTGAGGTTGGTGACGGAAAACCTATGGGCAACCAGAAGAAAATTAAGCATTGTAAAATTGGAGAGCATGATGGCAAGTAA